A stretch of Eleutherodactylus coqui strain aEleCoq1 chromosome 2, aEleCoq1.hap1, whole genome shotgun sequence DNA encodes these proteins:
- the LOC136611368 gene encoding sodium- and chloride-dependent betaine transporter-like isoform X1 translates to MAAPDRQLQDKLPVSTESDLQNLPSPFQAVQEPELQERGQWGSRVEFILSVVGGIVGLGNIWRFPYLCYKNGGGAFLIPYLIFIITCGIPIFFLEIALGQYTTEGPVTAWVKICPLFSGIGYGTMVMSFLVNIYYIIIMAWSFFYLFNSFTSRLPWASCNNTWNTENCMEFTNKDENWSRIINHTTNYTSPELEFWERRTLGLTGGIEDLGSIRWELALCLLLAWIICYFCIWKGVQSTGKIVYFTSTFPYVMLTILLIRGVTLPGAYNGIMFYLKPDTSRLKDPQVWIDAGTQIFYSLAITMGFTIGIGSYNQYKYNCYRDCIVLCLFDSFTSFMGGFAIFSVLGFMAQEQGLPISEVAESGPGLAFIVYPKAVTMMPVSQLWSCLFFFMVILLGLDSQFIYVEALCLSIIDMYPKVLRKRYRREILILIICIICFLIGLVMVTQGGMYIFQLFDYFTSSGICLLFFGIAECVCIGWVYGADRFYDNIQDMIGYRPWPVMKILWMFVTPAVCVATFLFSVIKYIPLKYNNLYVYPPWGYAFGWLMSVASMICIPLYAIYILLRTEGSLMERLRKVVIPAKDLPEPECTHESNSWWSICKKQKPTSPETSSETSTQITSL, encoded by the exons ATGGCAGCTCCAGACAGGCAGCTGCAGGACAAACTTCCAG TTTCTACAGAGAGTGATCTTCAGaatttgccttctcctttccaagcGGTCCAAGAGCCTGAGCTGCAGGAACGCGGACAGTGGGGGAGCCGAGTGGAGTTTATTCTGTCTGTCGTGGGGGGAATTGTTGGTTTAGGAAATATCTGGAGGTTCCCCTATTTATGCTACAAAAATGGCGGAG GTGCCTTTCTTATTCCGTATCTTATATTTATTATTACATGCGGGATTCCCATCTTCTTCCTTGAGATTGCACTGGGTCAATATACTACTGAGGGGCCTGTTACTGCATGGGTTAAAATCTGCCCCTTGTTTTCCG GTATTGGGTACGGCACAATGGTCATGTCATTCCTGGTCAATATCTATTACATAATAATAATGGCATGgtcatttttttaccttttcaatTCATTCACCTCCCGTTTGCCTTGGGCTAGCTGCAACAACACCTGGAACACAG AAAACTGCATGGAATTCACAAACAAGGACGAGAACTGGAGCCGCATCATTAATCATACCACTAACTACACCAGTCCAGAGCTTGAGTTTTGGGA GAGACGGACTCTGGGTCTGACAGGTGGCATTGAGGACCTTGGATCCATACGATGGGAgctcgctctgtgtctgctgttaGCCTGGATCATCTGTTATTTCTGTATCTGGAAAGGGGTCCAATCCACCGGaaag ATTGTATATTTCACCTCTACATTTCCCTACGTGATGCTCACCATCCTGCTGATCCGCGGCGTTACCCTTCCTGGGGCTTACAATGGGATTATGTTTTACTTAAAGCCAGACACGTCACGGTTAAAGGaccctcag GTGTGGATAGACGCTGGGACACAGATATTTTACTCCTTAGCTATCACGATGGGGTTCACCATCGGTATTGGTAGTTACAACCAGTATAAATACAACTGCTATAG GGACTGCATTGTTCTGTGCCTCTTTGACAGTTTCACCAGCTTCATGGGAGGATTTGCTATTTTCTCCGTTTTGGGGTTCATGGCGCAGGAGCAGGGGCTCCCCATATCTGAAGTGGCTGAGTCTG GACCTGGTCTGGCTTTTATCGTCTATCCCAAGGCTGTGACGATGATGCCGGTGTCGCAGCTCTGGTCCTGCCTCTTCTTTTTCATGGTGATTCTCCTTGGGCTTGACAGTCAG TTCATTTATGTTGAGGCGCTCTGCCTGTCCATCAttgatatgtaccccaaagtcCTGCGCAAGCGGTACAGACGGGAGATACTCATCCTCATTATCTGTATAATCTGTTTCCTGATCGGTCTGGTTATGGTCACTCAG GGAGGGATGTACATATTCCAGCTCTTCGACTATTTTACTTCCAGTGGTATCTGCCTCCTTTTTTTTGGCATAGCAGAGTGTGTCTGTATAGGATGGGTATATG GAGCAGATCGCTTTTACGACAACATCCAAGATATGATTGGGTACCGCCCATGGCCAGTAATGAAGATTTTATGGATGTTTGTGACCCCCGCTGTATGTGTG GCAACATTCCTATTCTCAGTAATAAAATATATTCCCTTGAAGTACAATAACCTCTATGTGTACCCACCGTGGGGTTACGCATTTGGCTGGCTTATGTCTGTCGCCTCTATGATCTGTATTCCTCTATATGCCATCTATATACTTCTGAGAACTGAAGGATCCTTGATGGAG
- the LOC136611368 gene encoding sodium- and chloride-dependent betaine transporter-like isoform X2, which translates to MAAPDRQLQDKLPVSTESDLQNLPSPFQAVQEPELQERGQWGSRVEFILSVVGGIVGLGNIWRFPYLCYKNGGGAFLIPYLIFIITCGIPIFFLEIALGQYTTEGPVTAWVKICPLFSGIGYGTMVMSFLVNIYYIIIMAWSFFYLFNSFTSRLPWASCNNTWNTENCMEFTNKDENWSRIINHTTNYTSPELEFWERRTLGLTGGIEDLGSIRWELALCLLLAWIICYFCIWKGVQSTGKVWIDAGTQIFYSLAITMGFTIGIGSYNQYKYNCYRDCIVLCLFDSFTSFMGGFAIFSVLGFMAQEQGLPISEVAESGPGLAFIVYPKAVTMMPVSQLWSCLFFFMVILLGLDSQFIYVEALCLSIIDMYPKVLRKRYRREILILIICIICFLIGLVMVTQGGMYIFQLFDYFTSSGICLLFFGIAECVCIGWVYGADRFYDNIQDMIGYRPWPVMKILWMFVTPAVCVATFLFSVIKYIPLKYNNLYVYPPWGYAFGWLMSVASMICIPLYAIYILLRTEGSLMERLRKVVIPAKDLPEPECTHESNSWWSICKKQKPTSPETSSETSTQITSL; encoded by the exons ATGGCAGCTCCAGACAGGCAGCTGCAGGACAAACTTCCAG TTTCTACAGAGAGTGATCTTCAGaatttgccttctcctttccaagcGGTCCAAGAGCCTGAGCTGCAGGAACGCGGACAGTGGGGGAGCCGAGTGGAGTTTATTCTGTCTGTCGTGGGGGGAATTGTTGGTTTAGGAAATATCTGGAGGTTCCCCTATTTATGCTACAAAAATGGCGGAG GTGCCTTTCTTATTCCGTATCTTATATTTATTATTACATGCGGGATTCCCATCTTCTTCCTTGAGATTGCACTGGGTCAATATACTACTGAGGGGCCTGTTACTGCATGGGTTAAAATCTGCCCCTTGTTTTCCG GTATTGGGTACGGCACAATGGTCATGTCATTCCTGGTCAATATCTATTACATAATAATAATGGCATGgtcatttttttaccttttcaatTCATTCACCTCCCGTTTGCCTTGGGCTAGCTGCAACAACACCTGGAACACAG AAAACTGCATGGAATTCACAAACAAGGACGAGAACTGGAGCCGCATCATTAATCATACCACTAACTACACCAGTCCAGAGCTTGAGTTTTGGGA GAGACGGACTCTGGGTCTGACAGGTGGCATTGAGGACCTTGGATCCATACGATGGGAgctcgctctgtgtctgctgttaGCCTGGATCATCTGTTATTTCTGTATCTGGAAAGGGGTCCAATCCACCGGaaag GTGTGGATAGACGCTGGGACACAGATATTTTACTCCTTAGCTATCACGATGGGGTTCACCATCGGTATTGGTAGTTACAACCAGTATAAATACAACTGCTATAG GGACTGCATTGTTCTGTGCCTCTTTGACAGTTTCACCAGCTTCATGGGAGGATTTGCTATTTTCTCCGTTTTGGGGTTCATGGCGCAGGAGCAGGGGCTCCCCATATCTGAAGTGGCTGAGTCTG GACCTGGTCTGGCTTTTATCGTCTATCCCAAGGCTGTGACGATGATGCCGGTGTCGCAGCTCTGGTCCTGCCTCTTCTTTTTCATGGTGATTCTCCTTGGGCTTGACAGTCAG TTCATTTATGTTGAGGCGCTCTGCCTGTCCATCAttgatatgtaccccaaagtcCTGCGCAAGCGGTACAGACGGGAGATACTCATCCTCATTATCTGTATAATCTGTTTCCTGATCGGTCTGGTTATGGTCACTCAG GGAGGGATGTACATATTCCAGCTCTTCGACTATTTTACTTCCAGTGGTATCTGCCTCCTTTTTTTTGGCATAGCAGAGTGTGTCTGTATAGGATGGGTATATG GAGCAGATCGCTTTTACGACAACATCCAAGATATGATTGGGTACCGCCCATGGCCAGTAATGAAGATTTTATGGATGTTTGTGACCCCCGCTGTATGTGTG GCAACATTCCTATTCTCAGTAATAAAATATATTCCCTTGAAGTACAATAACCTCTATGTGTACCCACCGTGGGGTTACGCATTTGGCTGGCTTATGTCTGTCGCCTCTATGATCTGTATTCCTCTATATGCCATCTATATACTTCTGAGAACTGAAGGATCCTTGATGGAG